A segment of the Cherax quadricarinatus isolate ZL_2023a unplaced genomic scaffold, ASM3850222v1 Contig1049, whole genome shotgun sequence genome:
cacctgaggtagtcagtagcacctgaggtagagtAGCACctagtagtcagtagcacctgaggtagtcagtagcacctgaggtagtagcacctgaggtagtcaacagcacctgaggtagtcagtagcacctgaggtagccagaagcacctgaggtagtcaatagcacctgaggtagtcattagcacctgaggtagtcacctgaggtagcacctgaggtagtcaatagcacctgaggtagtcagtagcacctgaggtagtcagtagcacctgaggtagtcagtagcacctgaggtagtcagtagcacctgaggtagtcagtagcacctgaggtagtcaatagcacctgaggtagtcagtagcacctgaggtagtcagtagcacctgaggtagtcagtagcacctgaggtagtctgaggtagtcagtagcacctgaggtagtcagtagcacctgaggtagtcagtagcacctgaggtagtcagtagcacctgaggtagtcagtagcacctgaggtagtcagtagcacctgaggtagtcaatagcacctgaggtagtcaacagcacctgaggtagtcagtagcacctgaggtagccagtagcacctgaggtagccagtagcacctgaggtagtcagtggCACcagaggtagtcagtagcacctgacgTAGTGAGtaacacctgaggtagtcaatagcacctgaggtagtcagtagcacctgaggtagacagtagcacctgaggtagtcagtagcacctgaggtagtcagtagcacctgaggtagtcaatagaacctgaggtagtcagtagcacctgagtaAGTCAGTAGTACCTAacgtagtcaatagcacctgaggtagtcaatagcacctgaggtagtcaatagcacctgaggtagtcagtagcacctgaggtagtcaatagcacctgaggtagtcagtagcacctgaggtagtcaatagcacctgaggtagtcaatagcacctgaggtagttagtagcatcttaggtagtcaatagcacctgaggtagccagtagcacctgaggtagtcagtagcacctgaggtagtcaatagcacctgaggtagtcagtagcacctgaggtagtcagtagcacctgaggtagtcagtagcacctgaggtagtcagtagcacctgaggtagtcagtagcacctgaggtagtcagtagcacctgaggtagtcagtagcacctgaggtagtcagtagcacctgaggtagtcaatagcaccagAGAGGCCTAGATTGTGGCtaagcctggggacagttggtcccaaagatgaggaggtacttgtgcctcctcccatgggagacttagtctcagacactccctaaagagggagccaaggccgggccaccacttggaaaaagcccgggccgggagaataccggcgaatctttaataataataataataatttgagcaattaatatcagtaaagaaatattatttgaggtagttgatactagctagtggaagatggtacaaagaattgcacagtagtgtagtaggaacatacactagtttgttACTTATAGTTTAGGGGCAAAGGGAAAATTTGGTAAGATTATAGAAAAATTAAAGCAGTGTTTAAGTAAGAATAAatggtaatatagatattattaaaAAGTAAGTATCTTATTAACAAGTAATAAATTGTGAAAGGGAAATCTGGGAAGATACCACAAATTgggtcacacaaggaactgtgtgggacacatgggataatgaggtagtaaatactatccagGATGGCATAATAACATGCACTAACGTAGTACAATgatttggtcactaatatcagtcagactctctaatgtttgcatcatgaaggaagttCGCTAGTTCATTTTCATTTTGAATATAGTACACACAGCCTACATTTGTTTGtcttactagaatttgtccatcacgtgcaaagcactggtgaattttatcattattctcacgtttcagttttctcactctgtacaggaggttctgtcgTTTTCTTGTGAGACTCTAATCtatgtatatatctttttttgcttTAATAGATGAACTTATTAGATCTTTTTTTCTGTCTTCTGTGTGAAATCTGAGGATAACATTTTTTCTCCCTTGGTTCCCTAGTAACCGCGATTCTTTAATTTCTGACACTGGCACATTAACCGGTAGGTGGTCGCGTATGATCTGGAGAGTTGTAGCTTTGCAGTTGGTATGGTTTAATTCACTAGGAAAGAGTGGACTGTTAATTACTACTGCATCGGCTAGCTTATCTTGCTCTTCTGCCTTGTCATCTTGGTAAGCAAAATAATTGTTCAGTTAGGTATCCATGTTTATTTTCCAGTCCTTGTCAGCATCTTCAATCGTCGTGTTTAGGGAAGCTATTTGATCTGTGTGACTGGCTTTGGCTGATTGGAGGGTCTTGCCAAAATCAGTCGTGCCAGTTGATGTTAGCTGTTGCTCAAGGCTGTTGATCTTATTCTCAAGGTGAAATAACTTAGATTCATGGTTTGTTATTGTTGGACGGAGAGACGTACTTTCAGCACGAAGATTCAAGTTATCCGCCGTTAGGGTGGTGATGTAATTCTTTAGAGTGTCAGGATCATTAGTCATACCTGGGAGCATATCAGATGGGTTAAATCCTATGAAGGTagtagaggaagagagggagtcaGTCACGGTTGGTGTTGTTGAGGTCGAGTCGCCTGGGTTGGTGGGTGAGGGGGagtcggccatgtttgttgttgttgatgtgtcactcagggtggtgaggatggggcaccggcgtcctgctgggtcaTCTTATGGAATAGTCGATTTCTAGGTGCTGCCTTGCTGTTCTTAGTGCTGTTTCTTCTATGAGTTGGTCTCGTAGTAGTACAGGAGTTGCAGTGGTTAGATGAAGAAACTAAATTAGTTAAGAGCTTGGAGTAGGTAGTCGTTTGGCAGCGGGGCTGTGTTTGGAGTTTGTGGGGCAGTCTTCGCTTCACTCGGTAATTTTTCGGTTTGTACGTATCACTTTTGTTTATCTTGGGTTATGCTGGGTTCTACGTACTTTAATGCAGTTATGATTGCAATTAGGCCATCATAGAAACGTTGATATTCACTTGATATTCActaggaaaatcctagagggattagtaccgaacttacacacggaaatcactcccaatgaaagcCAAAcaatcggcaggagatgcaacattcccccaatgaaaagcagaggcgccacgagtaagctgagagacaacacaataagtgtccggggaccaagactgttcaactgcctaccaGTACACATAAAaataattaccaatagacctctggctgtcttcaagaaggcactggacaggcacctaaagtcagtacctgaccaaccaggttatggttcgtacgtcatcttgcgtgcggccagcagtaacagcctggttgatcagaccttgatccaccctgaggcctggtctcagaccgagccacgggagcgttgacccccgaaaccctctccaggtatacttcaggtatacaaaGAAAAGGGAGCAAAATAGTATTTCTTGATGGGCGTTTAAATCTGTAGTAAAGTAAGGCGGGGTAAAGGTCgtccagggaacatggagggaggaggtgaaggtcgtccagggaacatggagggaggaggtgaaggtcgtccagggaacatagagggaggaggtaaaggtcgtccagggaacatggagggaggaggtgaaggtcgtccagggaacatggagggaggaggtgaaggtcgtccagggaacatggaggtaggaggtaaaggtcgtccagggaacatggagggaggaggtaaaggtcgtccagggaacatggagggaggaggtaaaggtcgTCCAGGGAACATGGAGGTAGGAGGTAAAGGTCGTCCAGGGAACATGGAGGAAGGAGGTAAAGGTCgtccagggaacatggagggaggaggtaaaggtcgtccagggaacatggagggaggaggtaaaggtcgtccagggaacatggagggaggaggtgaaggtcgtccagggaacatggagggaggaggtaaaggtcgtccagggaacatggagggaggaggtgaaggtcgtccagggaacatggagggaggaggtgaaggtcgtccagggaacatggagggaggaggtgaaggtcgtccagggaacatggagggaggaggtaaaggtcatccagggaacatggagggacGAGGTGAAGGTCgtccagggaacatggagggaggaggtaaaggtcgtccagggaacatggagggaggaggtaaaggtcgtccagggaacatggagggagtaGGTAAAGGTCGTCCAGGGAACATGGAGGAAGGAGGTAAAGGTCgtccagggaacatggagggaggaggtaaaggtcgtccagggaacatggagggaggaggtaaaggtcgtccagggaacatggaaggaggaggtaaaggtcgtccagggaacatggagggaggaggtaaaggtcgTCCAGGGAACATGGAGGAAGGAGGTAAAGGTCgtccagggaacatggagggaggaggtaaaggtcgtccagggaacatggagggaggaggtaaaggtcgtccagggaacatggagggaggaggtaaaggtcgTCCAGGGAACATGGAGGAAGGAGGTAAAGGTCgtccagggaacatggagggaggaggtaaaggtcgtccagggaacatggagggaggaggtaaaggtcgtccagggaacatggagggaggaggtaaaggtcgTCCAGGGAACATGTAGGGACGAGGTGAAGGTCgtccagggaacatggagggaggaggtaaaggtcgtccagggaacatggagggaggaggtaaaggtcgtccagggaacatggagggaggaggtaaaggtcgtccagggaacatggagggacGAGGTGAAGGTCgtccagggaacatggagggacGAGGTGAAGGTCgtccagggaacatggagggaggaggtaaaggtcgTCCAGGGAACATGGAGGAAGGAGGTAAAGGTCgtccagggaacatggagggaggaggtaaaggtcgtccagggaatatggagggaggaggtaaaggtcgTCCAGGGAACATGGAGGAAGGAGGTAAAGGTCgtccagggaacatggagggaggaggtaaaggtcgtccagggaacatggagggaggaggtaaaggtcgtccagggaacatggagggaggaggtaaaggtcgtccagggaacatggagggaggaggtgaatgtcgtccagggaacatggagggacGAGGTGAAGGTCgtccagggaacatggagggaggaggtaaaggtcgtccagggaacatggagggaggaggtaaaggtcgtccagggaacatggagggacGAGGTGAAGGTCgtccagggaacatggagggaggaggtaaaggtcgtccagggaacatggagggaggaggtaaaggtcgtccagggaacatggagggaggaggtaaaggtcgtccagggaacatggagggaggaggtaaaggtcgtccagggaacatggagggaggaggtaaaggtcgtccagggaacatggagggacGAGGTGAAGGTCgtccagggaacatggagggaggaggtaaaggtcgtccagggaacatggagggaggaggtgaaggtcgtccagggaacatggagggaggaggtaaaggtcgtccagggaacatggagggaggaggtaaaggtcgtccagggaacatggagggacGAGGTGAAGGTCgtccagggaacatggagggaggaggtaaaggtcgtccagggaacatggagggaggaggtaaatgtcgtccagggaacatggagggaggaggtaaaggtcgtccagggaacatggagggaggaggtaaaggtcgtccaaggaacatggagggaggaggtaaaggtcgtccagggaacatggagggaggaggtaaaggtcgtccagggaacatggagggaggaggtaaaggtcgtccagggaacatggagggaggaggtaaaggtcgtccagggaacatggagggaggaggtgaaggtcgtccagggaacatggagggaggaggtaaaggtcgtccagggaacatggagggaggaggtaaaggtcgTCCAGGGAACATGGAGGAAGGAGGTAAAGGTCGTCCAGGGAACATGGAGGAAGGAGGTAAAGGTCgtccagggaacatggagggaggaggtaaaggtcgtccagggaacatggagggaggaggtaaaggtcgtccagggaacatggagggaggaggtaaaggtcgtccagggaacatggagggaggaggtaaaggtcgtccagggaacatggagggaggaggtaaaggtcgtccagggaacatggagggaggaggtgaaggtcgtccagggaacatggagggaggaggtaaaggtcgtccagggaacatggagggaggaggtaaaggtcgtccagggaacatggagggaggaggtaaaggtcgtccagggaacatggagggaggaggtaaaggtcgtccagggaacatggagggaggaggtaaaggtcgtccagggaacatggagggaggaggtaaaggtcgtccagggaacatggagggacGAGGTGAAGGAGATGTTGTGGGTTAAATAACCAAGTATTAGCTACTGACATTATGTTCTCaaaaaattaagttatttaatatttaagccTCCTATTTTGCAATAAGCATTTTTGTATATATTGAGCATAGTCATTCAGATTAAAATTAAACTATAGGAAAATTATTGATATCAGAATCGGCCGAAAATTGGTTAGCGGTATCGGCTAAAATTTTAGCACTGTTCCTtctttaatacacacacacacacacacacagtgaagaggcggggccaggagctgagtctcgacctctgcaaccacaaataggtgagtacagacgtacacagagtaaacaaaatgatggactatgtgacaacaaaatgcaagaacgcagaggagaggtttttctcaagagaaacagaaataatgggaagaccaaaacgaaccctttattcacccaaaggtgtagataggcaaaaactaagtgcactagagaatggaaaaagtacagaagacaaagaactcaagaaaatagagagattagtcgaagagaaagaaacgagtatgcacagataaggatggAGGCCCAAcggcagtacgaaaatgacatagcatcgaaagtcaagtctgacaaaAAACTGTtgaatagccacatcaggaggaaaacaatattCAAGGACCAGGTATTCAGACTTAGGAAGGAAGGTgtggagctcacaagaaacgaccaagaagtatgtgaggagctcaacattagATTTCAAGAATTATTTATTGTGGAGAcaaaggactccaggaagtcaga
Coding sequences within it:
- the LOC138851575 gene encoding heterogeneous nuclear ribonucleoprotein 87F-like; translation: MEGGGKGRPGNMEGGGKGRPGNMEGGGKGRPGNMEGGGKGRPGNMEGGGEGRPGNMEGGGKGRPGNMEGGGKGRPGNMEEGGGKGRPGNMEGGGKGRPGNMEGGGKGRPGNMEGGGKGRPGNMEGGGKGRPGNMEGGGKGRPGNMEGGGEGRPGNMEGGGKGRPGNMEGGG